The Williamwhitmania taraxaci genome segment CTTAACAGTCGGCCTAGAAAAAGGCTAGGGTTTATCTCTCCCCTCTTAACATATAATCAGTTAACCCAAGTTGCATTTGTGAGTTGAATCTTGCGTTTATAACAAGAGTGATTTCGAAGGATGGTATGAAGAATTCAGTTCTGGCAAAATGTGGAGACAAGGAGATTTAGGAGGTAACAGATGGTAAAAAGGAGCTATTTATTTATAGAGGGCACTACTGATACTAGTAATGGCAACCTTAGGGAAGGATTTAATAAATTGTTGGCGAAAAAGTTAGAGGGTAAAATGCCTACAATAAGTATGGGCGATGGGAAGAAATAAACTATTGACAAATTCAAAAACAGTTTCAATTCAAATATGCTATGTGATTTAGATGCTCCCGAAACTAAAATTGCAGATGATTTGAAAGAAAACGAAATTTCTGATTACAAGGATTCTGTTTTCTTTATGATTCAGGAAATGGAAGCATGGTTTATTTCGCAGCCTGAGATATTAGATCACTTTTACAATGATAATATTAGCAATAGATTAGCAAAGAAGCACGCAAGCCTATTTGAAGAACCTGACAAAGAACTACAAAGAATTACGAAGAATACAGCAAGAAAAACTTATCATAAAGTTAATCATGGAGCACAATTGCTTAAACTATTAGATATTGATAAACTCATGAGAGACTTTCCTGAATTTAAAAGACTTATCGATAAACTCAAATAATAACTACCGCCAATAAATAGGACCTTAAGCGGCACGAAGTGCCCAGCGAGAGGTCCCGGTTGTGCTACATCCTAGGTTAAACGGTTTCTTTCTATGGGGTTTTCAATGCAATTATTCTCTTTCGGAGGGAAATCTACTGGCATAATCGGGACAGCTTCCGACTACCGGTAAACAATATCGGAATATTAAAATAGTTAGCTCCACTTTAGGGTTGTATCGCATTCGTTCGTCGTAACCATTCTTGCAATTTATGATTTGGAAGGCCTGTTTCGAATTGCATGGTCTGCCCAGCCGGATTCTCGTTGGCCTGAAAGGCCTACCCGTAAAAGCACAGGGCGCAGCCCTGTGTGTAAGCAAAGACCCGATTGAGCAGAGAATATTACAAAAAGGTTACCCCACACTAGCTGCGGCACTCGTATGCTACGCACCTGCTGGAGGCAGACACCTATTTGCGCTATATTCAAAAGCCACTGGGGCATAAAAGCAGCAAGTCAACCGCGATCTACACTCATAAGCATAACAGGCCTGAGATTGCAAAA includes the following:
- a CDS encoding DUF4276 family protein, with the translated sequence MLCDLDAPETKIADDLKENEISDYKDSVFFMIQEMEAWFISQPEILDHFYNDNISNRLAKKHASLFEEPDKELQRITKNTARKTYHKVNHGAQLLKLLDIDKLMRDFPEFKRLIDKLK